Proteins from a single region of Pangasianodon hypophthalmus isolate fPanHyp1 chromosome 7, fPanHyp1.pri, whole genome shotgun sequence:
- the LOC113546677 gene encoding C-C motif chemokine 13, producing the protein MKMSRVFLVLGFVLIMALYSDAMPPDPLAVSCCFTFFSGKIPPQNIQLVKKTDSHCAQQGFIVTTPKFPSLCVREDPFKK; encoded by the exons ATGAAGATGAGTCGTGTGTTTCTGGTCCTGGGCTTCGTCCTGATCATGGCGCTCTACTCAGATGCTATGC cgCCTGATCCTCTTGCTGTCTCGTGCTGTTTCACTTTCTTCTCTGGCAAAATTCCTCCTCAAAATATCCAGCTGGTGAAAAAGACGGACTCACACTGTGCACAGCAAGGCTTCAT tgttacgACGCCTAAGTTTCCCAGCCTGTGTGTTCGTGAAGACCCCTTTAAAAAATAG